The following are encoded together in the Sulfuricurvum sp. genome:
- a CDS encoding transcriptional regulator, giving the protein MESKMLYVGILSKADYIKRTIAIAKGEYKPNADEPKVWFESIKSLAQVLSNENQELLKIIAEKNPQSLTELEVMTGRKKSNLSRTLKTLERYGIVVLEKDKNMVIPKVQATDFRVEFGFGGTVAA; this is encoded by the coding sequence ATGGAATCTAAAATGTTATATGTTGGAATTTTGAGTAAAGCCGATTATATTAAACGTACTATTGCCATCGCAAAAGGGGAGTATAAACCCAATGCAGATGAACCGAAAGTATGGTTTGAGTCGATTAAATCGCTTGCGCAGGTTCTTAGCAATGAAAATCAAGAGCTTTTAAAAATCATTGCCGAAAAAAATCCGCAGTCACTTACAGAACTCGAAGTGATGACCGGTCGCAAAAAATCAAATCTTTCACGTACCCTCAAAACACTTGAACGTTATGGAATCGTTGTGTTGGAAAAAGATAAAAACATGGTAATCCCAAAAGTACAGGCAACCGATTTTAGAGTGGAGTTCGGATTTGGCGGAACAGTAGCGGCGTGA
- a CDS encoding TIR domain-containing protein — MALFSYSELSRVSSNEAFDSSLNSTIAKSAASVSVNQNDNFDIFLSHSYSDKDIIPQLKKQLESLGYSVYVDWITDRFLSREQVNKATAEVLQKRMKQSKCLLFATSENSTNSKWMPWELGYFDGIKNKMVGILPLKKDNNGFNEDFRGQEYLGLYFYIDKAKISGSIKETLFVNENSKKYVTFDSWLMGNQPIQRN, encoded by the coding sequence GTGGCACTTTTTTCGTATAGTGAGTTGAGCAGAGTATCGTCAAATGAGGCATTTGACTCAAGTTTAAATAGTACTATAGCAAAAAGTGCCGCGTCGGTATCTGTAAATCAAAATGATAACTTTGATATATTTTTGTCTCATAGTTATTCAGATAAAGATATTATCCCTCAACTCAAAAAACAGCTTGAATCACTTGGATATAGTGTTTATGTTGATTGGATTACCGATAGATTTTTAAGTAGAGAACAAGTCAATAAAGCAACTGCTGAAGTTTTACAAAAAAGAATGAAACAATCAAAATGTCTGTTATTCGCAACATCTGAAAATTCAACAAATTCTAAATGGATGCCATGGGAACTTGGATATTTTGATGGCATAAAAAATAAAATGGTTGGAATTTTACCTTTGAAAAAAGATAATAATGGGTTTAATGAAGATTTTAGGGGACAAGAATACTTAGGGCTATATTTTTACATTGACAAAGCCAAAATTAGTGGAAGCATTAAGGAAACCTTATTCGTTAATGAAAATAGCAAAAAATATGTTACGTTTGATTCTTGGCTTATGGGGAATCAACCAATACAAAGGAATTAG
- a CDS encoding CheR family methyltransferase — translation MAKRKVNNDYANLTIVGLGASAGGFEALQKFIQNIEPSSRITYVIVQHLDPKQPTMLGTLLERFSKIPIIAVTDNLEPLADHIYYCPPNSDIVIEEGHFKLVAPSLKPYPKPSVNRFLKSLALEKKEKAIGIILSGTGSDGAEGIVAIKQGGGIALAENEDAKYFSMPKAAIDTHAVDAVLPSELLAQGIPYAIDDPKYFDRHFDLLDNIDKVFRLLNQKSEVDFSDYKENTIHRRLERRIIDTKSESVTDYIDLLQRSPAEIMNLKKELLIIVTSLFRDKEAFRALGMEVESLLKDKLDNHIRIWVAACATGDEAYSMAIVISELLKKMEITKKVTIFATDVSEEAIDEARSRSFSEEEISEIDPLILSSYFVEKNRRYSPIKAIRDMIVFSKHDVIKDPPFLNLDLVSCRNLLIYFNSELQQRVISIFSYALRYQGLMFLGLSETIGNLTSIFAIIDNKHKIYRKSNDMGNIDIEALAYFQKKDFQRGSRKLRDEVNALDINGSINNAVAGFFAQNGIVVDSSGGILFFKGENKYISHPNGLATNDIYKQVSDFLRLDLRATLNEAVKNEHVTVSKKIRVLPLTDDRVYVTITVFPLPRNRLAENSYFIAFEEINETDRSVLLSHQMQVHDINDVNILENELTALKERLQITIEELETSNEELQSTNEELQSTNEELQSTNEELETSNEELQSTNEELHTVNDELEHKNKELAFVNEALNKVVEVINTDVLILDKNLDLFLHTKGMERFFKINYIHKINLSEIIINALVSIPDLFENVKNVVQNKTEVEYDLIIDNRIYWFQIKSINFSSDDFGVIIGFTDKTDIIRNQELMFQQSKLASMGEMIGNIAHQWRQPLNSLALNLFAIEKKFHTDAVNKDLFHTFVEESQKTIQHMSTTIDDFRDFFNPNKAKKLFKLSFVIDKTISFVHDSFKNHGITIYYDDKGDIEIFGYENEFAQVLINIFNNSKDAILREKREDGFIRIGVEHKRDKAIVIITDNGGGASDEIINRAFEPYFTTKEKKDGTGIGLYMSKMIIENSMSGSIRMETIQNGMQTEITLEVKYDA, via the coding sequence ATGGCAAAGAGAAAAGTAAATAACGACTATGCAAATCTCACAATCGTCGGTTTAGGAGCGAGTGCCGGAGGGTTTGAAGCACTTCAAAAATTTATTCAAAATATCGAGCCATCGAGTCGAATTACGTATGTTATTGTCCAACATCTCGATCCAAAACAGCCTACAATGCTAGGGACACTATTGGAGCGTTTTTCGAAAATCCCTATTATTGCTGTTACCGATAATCTTGAGCCTTTGGCAGATCATATCTACTATTGCCCGCCCAATTCCGACATCGTCATCGAAGAGGGGCATTTTAAACTTGTCGCCCCCTCTCTCAAGCCTTATCCAAAACCCTCGGTTAATCGATTTCTAAAATCACTGGCATTGGAGAAAAAAGAAAAAGCGATAGGGATTATCCTCAGCGGTACGGGAAGTGATGGTGCAGAGGGGATTGTTGCTATAAAACAAGGGGGTGGTATCGCTTTGGCTGAAAACGAAGATGCCAAATATTTTTCGATGCCCAAAGCGGCTATCGATACCCATGCAGTGGATGCAGTTTTACCCTCGGAGTTGTTAGCGCAAGGGATCCCCTATGCGATTGATGATCCGAAATATTTTGATCGCCATTTCGATCTTTTAGACAATATCGATAAAGTGTTTCGTTTGTTAAATCAAAAAAGTGAAGTTGATTTTAGCGATTACAAAGAAAATACCATCCATCGCCGATTGGAGCGACGGATAATTGATACTAAATCAGAAAGTGTTACTGATTACATCGACCTTTTGCAACGTTCCCCTGCCGAAATTATGAACCTAAAAAAAGAGCTTTTGATTATTGTTACTTCACTGTTTCGCGATAAAGAGGCTTTTAGGGCATTAGGAATGGAAGTTGAGTCGCTTTTAAAGGATAAGCTCGATAATCATATCCGTATATGGGTTGCCGCATGTGCTACGGGGGATGAAGCCTACTCTATGGCTATTGTTATCAGCGAGCTTTTGAAAAAGATGGAGATCACTAAAAAAGTGACGATTTTCGCTACCGATGTGAGTGAAGAGGCAATCGATGAGGCGCGTAGTCGAAGCTTTAGTGAGGAGGAGATTAGTGAAATCGATCCGCTAATCCTCTCTAGCTATTTTGTTGAAAAAAACCGCAGGTACTCTCCTATCAAAGCGATACGGGACATGATCGTATTTTCGAAGCATGACGTCATTAAAGATCCTCCATTTCTAAATCTTGATTTGGTCAGTTGTCGTAATCTTTTGATTTATTTTAACTCTGAATTGCAACAACGGGTCATCAGTATCTTTTCGTATGCATTACGTTATCAGGGGTTGATGTTTTTAGGGTTGTCCGAGACTATCGGGAATCTCACCTCTATTTTTGCTATTATTGATAACAAACACAAGATTTATCGTAAATCAAATGATATGGGAAATATCGATATCGAAGCACTCGCCTATTTTCAAAAAAAGGATTTTCAACGCGGTTCTCGAAAATTGCGTGATGAGGTAAATGCGTTAGACATTAACGGTTCGATCAACAATGCCGTCGCAGGATTTTTTGCTCAAAACGGTATTGTAGTGGACTCCAGCGGGGGTATTTTGTTTTTCAAGGGGGAGAATAAATACATTTCTCATCCTAACGGTTTAGCAACCAATGACATCTATAAACAAGTTTCCGATTTTCTCCGACTCGATTTACGAGCTACACTAAATGAAGCAGTTAAAAATGAACACGTCACCGTCTCTAAAAAAATTCGCGTATTACCACTGACGGATGATCGTGTTTATGTGACGATCACGGTTTTTCCTCTTCCGCGAAACAGACTTGCCGAGAACAGCTATTTTATTGCATTTGAAGAGATCAATGAAACCGATCGCTCGGTACTCCTCTCGCATCAAATGCAGGTGCATGACATCAATGACGTCAATATCCTCGAAAATGAGCTAACGGCACTCAAAGAGCGTTTACAAATTACCATCGAAGAACTCGAAACTTCAAACGAAGAGCTCCAAAGTACGAATGAAGAGTTGCAAAGTACCAACGAAGAGTTACAATCGACGAACGAAGAGTTAGAAACCTCGAACGAAGAGCTTCAAAGTACGAATGAAGAGCTACATACGGTTAATGATGAACTGGAACATAAAAATAAAGAGTTGGCATTTGTCAACGAAGCATTGAATAAAGTGGTCGAAGTAATCAACACGGATGTATTGATTTTAGACAAAAATCTCGATCTTTTCCTCCATACCAAAGGGATGGAACGGTTTTTCAAAATCAATTATATTCATAAAATCAATCTCAGTGAAATCATTATTAATGCATTAGTTTCTATCCCTGATTTGTTTGAAAACGTCAAAAATGTTGTGCAAAATAAGACAGAAGTGGAATACGATTTGATTATTGATAATCGCATCTACTGGTTTCAAATCAAATCGATTAATTTCTCCAGTGATGATTTTGGGGTCATTATCGGCTTTACCGATAAAACCGATATCATTCGCAACCAAGAGCTGATGTTTCAACAATCAAAACTCGCCAGTATGGGGGAGATGATTGGTAATATTGCCCATCAATGGAGACAACCGCTCAACTCACTAGCATTAAACCTTTTTGCCATAGAGAAAAAATTTCATACCGATGCGGTCAATAAAGATCTCTTTCATACTTTTGTGGAAGAGTCTCAAAAAACCATTCAGCACATGTCCACTACTATCGATGATTTTAGGGATTTTTTCAATCCGAATAAAGCCAAAAAATTGTTTAAATTGTCATTTGTAATCGATAAAACAATCTCATTCGTCCACGATTCGTTTAAAAATCATGGAATCACTATCTATTATGATGATAAAGGGGATATTGAAATTTTTGGGTATGAGAATGAGTTTGCACAAGTGCTTATTAACATTTTCAATAATTCCAAAGATGCCATTTTACGAGAAAAACGTGAGGATGGCTTTATCCGTATTGGAGTTGAACATAAAAGAGATAAGGCTATCGTGATTATCACTGATAATGGTGGCGGAGCATCCGATGAAATTATCAATCGTGCATTTGAACCTTACTTTACGACCAAAGAGAAGAAAGATGGGACAGGAATAGGGTTGTATATGTCAAAAATGATTATCGAAAATAGTATGAGTGGATCAATCCGTATGGAGACGATCCAAAATGGGATGCAGACTGAAATCACTTTAGAAGTTAAATACGATGCTTAA
- a CDS encoding PAS domain-containing protein, whose translation MAFMNAKTLIKLCDKCYWNPLTQTVSEDNHTIVLTSSMTKLLSMLIDHHDKPVSSVDIFFHIWDDYDKEFNPKNVRNLISNLRKRIPCLIINNYYGGRYVLKKYRDNVPDITEYVLEILDQAKNGVTISDPNLPDNPIIFVNEAFSEMFGYTSEEVIGRNCRFLHGEDRDQLSLKEIQKALSEERDITVTLRNYTKSGELIYNELTISPIFDKKTEKLKYFLGVQKNVTAIQKLIQQIKRML comes from the coding sequence ATGGCTTTCATGAATGCAAAAACACTGATAAAATTATGTGATAAATGTTATTGGAATCCTCTTACCCAAACCGTAAGTGAAGATAATCATACGATAGTATTGACATCGAGCATGACAAAATTACTCTCAATGTTGATCGATCATCATGATAAACCGGTGAGCAGTGTCGATATATTTTTTCATATTTGGGATGACTATGATAAAGAGTTTAATCCTAAAAATGTTCGCAATTTGATTAGTAATCTGCGCAAACGAATCCCATGTTTGATTATCAACAATTATTATGGAGGGCGCTATGTCCTCAAAAAATATAGGGATAATGTCCCTGATATCACCGAATATGTCCTTGAAATACTCGATCAAGCGAAAAACGGGGTAACTATCTCTGACCCGAATTTACCGGATAATCCTATTATCTTTGTAAATGAAGCATTTAGTGAAATGTTTGGTTATACATCCGAAGAGGTAATCGGTCGTAATTGTCGTTTTTTGCACGGAGAAGATCGCGATCAACTCTCTTTAAAAGAGATTCAAAAAGCACTGAGCGAAGAGCGAGATATTACCGTGACCCTTCGTAATTATACGAAAAGTGGAGAACTCATTTATAATGAACTCACTATTAGCCCTATTTTTGATAAAAAAACAGAAAAATTAAAATATTTTTTAGGTGTCCAAAAAAATGTCACCGCCATACAAAAGCTGATTCAACAAATCAAAAGGATGTTATAG
- a CDS encoding toll/interleukin-1 receptor domain-containing protein, with protein MRPIERVNLIGKIANMLQQDMTYSRIDAYLPAFGIVCPDYHFDINFSKRLYVEKLLSDQSDEVILKIADDLELEHSERAKVNIIPTFWKQGYFKLFISHVAKFKEKASELQNSLKIYGISSFVAHSDIEPSREWLDEIEKALHTMDALTAILLDGFKESSWCDQEVGFAVGKSVLIIPIKKDLDPYGFIGKYQSIHADGKKSVADIAKEVFITIVKNPKTSNQILTIFTNLISNSTHEETALKQLHILSEIETIPKEILTQMAEQIKNNSVLIKSIKFMDKTKLLLKKYEIYTLEYKECTLPLLDIDEDEIPF; from the coding sequence ATGAGACCGATTGAACGAGTAAATTTGATTGGAAAAATAGCAAATATGCTTCAACAGGATATGACATATTCAAGAATAGATGCATATTTACCAGCTTTTGGCATAGTGTGTCCAGATTATCATTTTGATATAAATTTTAGTAAACGATTATATGTTGAAAAGTTGCTTTCTGACCAATCAGATGAAGTTATTTTAAAAATAGCAGATGATTTAGAATTAGAACATTCAGAGCGGGCAAAGGTAAATATAATTCCTACTTTTTGGAAGCAAGGTTATTTCAAATTATTTATTAGTCATGTTGCAAAATTTAAAGAAAAAGCGTCGGAATTACAAAATTCGCTTAAAATTTATGGAATATCTTCCTTTGTTGCACATTCTGATATTGAACCAAGTCGCGAGTGGCTTGATGAAATTGAAAAAGCTTTACATACTATGGATGCTTTGACTGCTATTCTATTAGATGGTTTTAAAGAAAGTAGTTGGTGTGATCAAGAGGTGGGATTTGCAGTAGGTAAAAGTGTTTTAATTATACCGATTAAAAAAGATTTAGACCCTTACGGATTTATTGGTAAATATCAATCTATTCATGCCGATGGGAAAAAAAGTGTTGCAGATATAGCAAAAGAAGTGTTTATTACTATTGTAAAAAATCCTAAAACAAGCAATCAGATACTTACAATATTTACAAATTTAATAAGCAACTCGACACATGAAGAAACGGCATTAAAGCAATTACATATATTAAGTGAAATAGAAACTATTCCTAAAGAAATTCTTACTCAGATGGCAGAACAAATAAAAAATAATAGCGTATTGATAAAATCAATAAAATTCATGGATAAAACAAAATTATTGTTAAAAAAATATGAAATATATACCTTAGAATACAAAGAATGTACATTGCCTTTGCTTGATATTGATGAAGATGAAATTCCTTTTTAA
- the acs gene encoding acetate--CoA ligase, with product MSDIVKPTFQPNREFAKQARIKNMCEYHDLQTWANEDYEGFWGSFANEKIDWFEPYTQVLDESNAPFYKWFVDGKLNVAHQCIDRHLSSRKNKAAIIFEGDRGDKQIITYLELYYNVNKFANLLKNEFHVKKGDRVVIYMPMIPEAAYAMLACARIGAIHSIVFGGFSSEALKDRIEDAQAKLVITADGAYRKDKPYMLKPVVDQAIDEKSPVEKVLVIERNNEDVTWVAGRDYSYNELIKSQSSICEAEVMDAEDPLFLLYTSGSTGKPKGVQHNSAGYILWAQMTMEWVFDVKENDTYWCTADVGWITGHTYIVYGPLAMGATTVMFEGVPTYPDAGRPWKMVEEYKINQFYTAPTAIRVLHKMGEDEPAKYDLSSLKVLGTVGEPIDPPAWKWYYEAVGGSKCAIVDTYWQTETGGHIVSPLPGATPIKPACATFPLPGIIAEILDPQTGVKVAAGEPGYMCVTRPWPSMIRGIWGDPERFVKSYFGDVKKDGQPVYFTGDGAIYDEDGYITITGRTDDVINVSGHRMGTAEVEAACKKHPNVAEVAVVGKPHDIKGEGIFAYIVLKSEDTVGEEMEMVKEINKVIMKEIGNIAICDDIVFVPGLPKTRSGKIMRRILRSIAKGEAITQDISTLEDPSIVATIETKVKG from the coding sequence ATGAGTGATATCGTAAAACCAACTTTTCAACCGAACCGTGAGTTCGCCAAACAAGCCCGAATCAAAAATATGTGTGAGTACCATGATTTGCAAACATGGGCAAATGAAGATTATGAAGGATTCTGGGGCAGTTTTGCCAATGAAAAAATCGATTGGTTTGAACCCTATACCCAAGTGCTCGATGAGAGCAATGCACCGTTTTACAAATGGTTCGTAGACGGGAAACTTAACGTCGCTCACCAATGTATCGACCGTCATCTCAGCTCACGTAAAAACAAAGCGGCAATTATTTTCGAAGGGGATCGCGGCGATAAACAAATTATTACCTACCTTGAACTTTATTATAATGTAAATAAATTTGCTAACCTCCTTAAAAACGAGTTTCATGTCAAAAAAGGTGACCGCGTCGTTATCTATATGCCGATGATTCCTGAAGCGGCGTATGCGATGCTCGCATGTGCCCGTATCGGTGCAATCCACTCTATCGTTTTCGGTGGGTTCTCTTCTGAAGCGTTGAAAGACCGTATTGAAGATGCACAAGCGAAATTAGTTATTACCGCAGATGGAGCGTATCGTAAAGATAAACCGTACATGCTCAAACCCGTTGTTGATCAAGCCATCGATGAAAAATCTCCGGTTGAAAAAGTTCTCGTCATTGAGCGAAATAACGAAGATGTCACGTGGGTAGCGGGACGCGATTACTCGTACAATGAACTCATCAAATCACAATCAAGCATCTGTGAAGCGGAAGTAATGGACGCGGAAGATCCACTTTTCCTCCTCTACACCTCAGGCTCTACCGGAAAACCAAAAGGGGTACAACACAACTCAGCAGGGTATATCCTTTGGGCGCAAATGACGATGGAATGGGTATTTGACGTCAAAGAAAACGATACCTACTGGTGTACGGCAGACGTCGGCTGGATTACTGGACACACCTATATCGTATATGGTCCACTCGCGATGGGTGCGACGACCGTAATGTTCGAGGGTGTACCTACATACCCTGATGCGGGACGTCCGTGGAAAATGGTCGAAGAGTACAAAATCAACCAATTCTACACCGCTCCAACCGCCATCCGCGTATTGCACAAAATGGGTGAAGATGAGCCAGCAAAATATGATCTTAGCTCTCTCAAAGTTCTCGGAACCGTTGGTGAGCCGATCGATCCTCCTGCATGGAAATGGTACTACGAAGCAGTCGGCGGAAGCAAATGTGCGATCGTCGATACCTACTGGCAAACCGAAACAGGGGGACATATCGTCTCTCCATTGCCGGGTGCGACTCCGATCAAACCTGCATGTGCGACATTCCCGCTTCCGGGTATCATCGCTGAAATCCTTGATCCGCAAACTGGGGTAAAAGTAGCAGCAGGTGAGCCAGGTTATATGTGTGTTACCCGTCCTTGGCCATCGATGATTCGCGGTATTTGGGGTGATCCTGAACGTTTCGTGAAATCGTATTTCGGTGATGTTAAAAAAGACGGACAACCTGTATACTTCACGGGTGACGGCGCGATCTATGATGAAGACGGATACATCACGATTACAGGTCGTACCGATGATGTTATCAACGTTTCAGGTCACCGTATGGGAACTGCCGAAGTAGAAGCGGCATGTAAAAAACACCCGAACGTCGCTGAAGTAGCCGTTGTCGGTAAACCGCACGACATCAAAGGTGAGGGAATCTTCGCCTACATCGTCCTCAAAAGTGAAGACACCGTCGGTGAAGAGATGGAGATGGTCAAAGAGATTAACAAAGTGATTATGAAAGAAATCGGTAACATCGCTATCTGTGATGACATCGTTTTCGTACCGGGCTTACCGAAAACCCGTTCAGGAAAAATCATGCGCCGAATACTACGCTCTATCGCGAAAGGGGAAGCAATCACTCAGGATATCTCGACTCTCGAAGATCCAAGTATCGTTGCCACTATCGAAACAAAAGTCAAAGGGTAA
- a CDS encoding YaeQ family protein encodes MAAGSTIYKAQLSIADMDRNYYETHEITIAQHPSETDERLMIRLVAFALNASDRLVITKGIGGDDEPELWEKNYGGEVELWIDLAQVDEKRLRKACGRSERVIVYTYNLKSASAWWKQNGTTFSRFKNLSVIHLTTEGIETLCERTMRIQCNISDSELSFHSDRGDVVITQEVWM; translated from the coding sequence ATGGCGGCAGGTTCGACGATTTATAAAGCACAACTCAGTATTGCGGATATGGATCGTAACTACTACGAGACCCATGAGATTACGATAGCCCAACACCCCTCAGAGACCGATGAGCGGCTGATGATACGGCTCGTAGCATTTGCCCTCAACGCATCAGATAGACTTGTTATCACCAAAGGGATCGGAGGAGATGACGAACCCGAATTGTGGGAGAAAAACTACGGTGGAGAGGTCGAGTTGTGGATCGATTTGGCTCAGGTGGATGAAAAACGTCTGCGTAAAGCGTGCGGGAGAAGTGAGAGGGTGATTGTTTACACTTATAATCTCAAAAGTGCCAGTGCGTGGTGGAAACAAAATGGTACTACCTTCTCTCGATTTAAAAATCTCTCGGTGATTCATCTGACGACTGAGGGGATAGAAACATTGTGTGAACGGACAATGCGGATTCAATGCAATATCAGCGACAGTGAGCTTAGTTTCCACAGTGATCGTGGTGATGTAGTGATAACGCAAGAGGTGTGGATGTAA
- a CDS encoding ATP-binding protein, producing MRYKIGTFKNSIATLELKERTLYHNTLILGETGSGKTHLANKIRHFVMACGIPTLYLDFSDPSIDKIEEKFKDSDTFFYLRFEESEAFEEALNQAIAERRNIYMAVNPSYFASKRSIKSQLSKTIQKQELLDNYYYFFQEIESLNGFYTKFEDFIYYVFDLVNLKKFGFTFLTQPNEIFENPRIKLLFTFLYLGRCSNAHYYNTSVLRSLKTNTFYYQYRMDNRSLLFNQIKSDIAIIDD from the coding sequence ATGCGATATAAAATAGGAACATTTAAAAATAGCATTGCAACGTTAGAACTCAAAGAGAGAACCCTTTATCACAACACGTTGATTCTCGGTGAGACGGGATCGGGTAAAACCCATTTGGCGAATAAAATCCGTCATTTTGTGATGGCGTGCGGTATACCGACCCTTTATCTCGATTTTTCTGACCCTTCTATCGATAAAATCGAAGAAAAATTCAAAGATTCGGATACTTTTTTTTATCTCCGTTTTGAAGAGAGTGAGGCGTTTGAAGAGGCTCTTAATCAAGCGATTGCAGAGCGTCGTAATATCTATATGGCGGTTAATCCTTCGTATTTTGCAAGTAAACGCAGCATCAAAAGCCAATTATCTAAAACGATCCAAAAGCAAGAGTTACTCGATAATTATTACTACTTTTTCCAAGAGATTGAGAGTTTAAACGGATTTTATACGAAATTCGAAGATTTTATCTATTATGTCTTTGATCTCGTGAATCTCAAAAAATTCGGGTTCACTTTCTTGACGCAACCCAATGAGATTTTTGAGAATCCTCGTATCAAACTTCTCTTTACATTCTTGTATTTGGGACGCTGTTCGAATGCCCATTATTACAACACATCGGTACTTCGTAGTCTCAAAACAAATACGTTTTATTACCAATACCGTATGGATAACCGCTCGTTGTTGTTCAACCAAATTAAAAGCGATATTGCGATAATCGACGATTAA
- a CDS encoding type II toxin-antitoxin system PemK/MazF family toxin has translation MTDFSKYDVVVVKFPFASSLKYKARPAVIISSPIYNQTSRNSLLILAISSQTENKLSIESHVADWKEAGLLKPSIFKSSVATIEKDVILTRLGTLSKKDVERLEIMLDGIC, from the coding sequence ATGACCGATTTCTCAAAGTATGATGTGGTCGTCGTCAAATTTCCTTTTGCCAGTAGTCTCAAATACAAAGCCCGCCCCGCTGTAATTATTTCATCTCCAATATACAATCAAACTTCTCGAAACAGCTTGCTTATTTTGGCGATTTCGAGCCAAACGGAGAACAAATTATCTATTGAGTCTCACGTAGCAGACTGGAAAGAAGCAGGACTTTTAAAACCCTCGATTTTCAAATCATCAGTTGCGACCATCGAAAAAGATGTGATTTTGACACGCTTGGGGACGTTATCGAAAAAAGATGTAGAGCGATTAGAAATAATGCTTGATGGGATATGTTGA
- a CDS encoding DUF6516 family protein yields MGDLENLLLLDGEIFPMDNGYWVKFEAKTVETSETIPHGVRYSLTLHDKSNHRLIGYDNAHSFKPSSFRYGARKTTWDHIHKKEETFPYEFDCAGKLMEDFWNSVNYYLANH; encoded by the coding sequence GTGGGTGATTTAGAAAACCTCCTTTTGTTAGACGGTGAGATATTTCCGATGGATAACGGCTATTGGGTAAAGTTTGAAGCCAAAACGGTGGAAACGAGCGAGACTATTCCTCACGGCGTCCGCTACTCCTTGACGTTGCACGATAAGAGTAATCATCGCCTCATCGGATATGACAATGCCCACAGCTTCAAACCAAGCAGTTTTCGTTACGGTGCACGTAAAACGACATGGGATCATATTCATAAAAAAGAAGAGACTTTTCCCTATGAGTTTGATTGTGCAGGGAAACTGATGGAAGATTTTTGGAACAGCGTCAATTATTATTTGGCGAATCATTAG